A window of the Rhodoferax sp. GW822-FHT02A01 genome harbors these coding sequences:
- a CDS encoding glycosyltransferase family 4 protein — translation MARVILHGFSTFKLGGPQARFVQLANALGPDYHHVVAAMDNCFEAGERLGPHVSWERLPLPNRRGGGLANRSTLRDVLLARKPDVLFSYNWGAMEWAAANLPKLVPQVHVEDGFGPEEAQSQLPRRVLMRRALLGWRPLPVVVASRNLQRIALDVWKLRARYVRFIPNGVVLHDVPPSATASPDPSAPLVVGTVAGLRPEKNIARLLRAFAALRARQAARLVIVGDGALRAELQQLATQLGVAADVEFAGYLAAPGTRLAQFDLFALSSDTEQLPIAMLEAMAAGVPVVATRVGDVPHILPESARAGLSEPDDASFCAALLGAVDARAEWPRWVEAGLSQVRQHYSEQVMVAQWRKLFDGRLDLVFDAPHLGVSSVQRH, via the coding sequence ATGGCGCGCGTTATATTGCACGGTTTTTCGACATTCAAGTTGGGCGGTCCGCAAGCCCGGTTCGTGCAATTGGCCAATGCGCTGGGACCGGACTACCACCACGTGGTGGCGGCCATGGACAACTGCTTCGAAGCCGGTGAACGCCTGGGGCCGCACGTGAGTTGGGAGCGCCTGCCGTTGCCGAACCGTCGCGGTGGTGGATTGGCAAACCGCTCCACATTGCGAGATGTCTTGCTTGCCCGAAAGCCCGATGTTCTGTTCAGCTACAACTGGGGTGCCATGGAGTGGGCTGCAGCCAATTTGCCCAAGCTGGTTCCTCAGGTCCATGTGGAGGACGGGTTTGGGCCGGAAGAGGCGCAAAGCCAACTGCCCCGTCGCGTGCTGATGCGCCGTGCGTTGCTGGGGTGGCGACCCCTTCCCGTGGTGGTGGCGTCGCGCAACCTGCAACGCATTGCGTTGGATGTCTGGAAGCTGCGTGCCCGCTACGTGCGTTTCATTCCCAATGGTGTGGTACTGCACGATGTGCCGCCCAGTGCGACCGCCAGCCCAGATCCGAGTGCACCGCTGGTGGTTGGCACGGTGGCGGGTCTTCGCCCCGAAAAGAACATTGCACGTTTGCTGCGTGCATTTGCCGCGCTGCGTGCGCGCCAGGCCGCACGCTTGGTCATCGTTGGCGATGGCGCCCTGCGGGCCGAATTGCAGCAGTTGGCCACCCAGTTGGGCGTGGCCGCTGACGTCGAGTTCGCTGGTTACCTAGCCGCACCGGGGACACGCCTTGCCCAGTTTGACCTGTTTGCTCTTTCCTCGGACACCGAGCAGCTTCCCATCGCCATGCTGGAAGCCATGGCCGCAGGTGTGCCCGTTGTTGCTACCCGGGTGGGCGACGTGCCGCACATATTGCCGGAGTCGGCAAGGGCGGGCTTGTCAGAACCGGATGATGCATCCTTCTGCGCAGCATTGTTGGGCGCGGTGGATGCACGCGCCGAGTGGCCGCGGTGGGTTGAAGCGGGCCTGAGCCAAGTGCGGCAGCATTATTCGGAGCAGGTCATGGTTGCCCAATGGCGGAAGCTGTTCGATGGTCGTCTTGACCTGGTGTTCGATGCACCCCATCTTGGCGTGTCGTCAGTGCAGAGGCATTAG
- a CDS encoding NAD-dependent epimerase/dehydratase family protein, whose protein sequence is MNKRKVVLVGAGNIAKTHASALREVAGTELFGVFDINPKVAESFAKEFGAANVFTTLESAAASAADAVHVLTPPDLHLSTAMPFVEAGKAVLVEKPVGVSTAECDALAAAAQRSGAVIGVNQNLVFNPAYVQLREAITSGRLGRPRYINYVYEAPLRQLTGKQFGHWMFRQPLNILLEQAVHPMSQIVDLAGKVKELVTLAETPVEISPGVGLHNACQVSMLCERMPANLRFHVGSNFTVCRMTVVCDDGVAVADIFSNQFHTLERSAYMEPIDNWLSARATGKQIASQGFAGLRDYALAMVKLRPRSDAFYLGMKGSLQSFYADLQARQRPRIDLSFGAHLVNVCEQVVTAFKPLPPTAVDHPSSAKAAPQGSIVAVLGGTGFIGAHTVAALLRKGYRVRAMGRGAANLQPVFYEPGVEIVRGDVKRKADLERVMAGADFVVNLAHGGGGANFEAIRAAMVDTAVAVADVCRSSNIKRLVHVGSISGLYLGDGGDVITSETPPDPRPYTRNDYSHAKALADAEMLKAHRQGLPVVLLRPGLVVGAGTSPFHGGLGFFNNDQYCVGWNDGGNALPWVLVEDCADAIVSALTSPSAPGKAYNLVGDVRPSARQYLQDLSKVLQRPLHFVPSSPTGLWLTEMGKWAVKKVAGQKVKRPYRRDILSRGLKAGFDCSDAKRDLGWTPASDPHVFHQRALAVHAES, encoded by the coding sequence TTGAACAAGAGAAAAGTCGTTTTGGTTGGTGCGGGAAATATCGCCAAAACCCATGCTTCTGCATTGAGGGAAGTCGCCGGAACGGAATTGTTTGGCGTATTCGACATCAATCCCAAGGTTGCCGAGAGTTTCGCAAAGGAGTTTGGAGCCGCAAACGTATTCACCACGCTCGAGAGTGCGGCGGCCTCTGCCGCGGATGCGGTGCATGTCCTGACGCCGCCAGACCTGCATTTGTCCACCGCCATGCCTTTTGTTGAGGCCGGCAAAGCCGTGCTGGTGGAAAAACCTGTGGGTGTGAGTACAGCGGAGTGCGACGCACTTGCAGCAGCCGCGCAACGCTCTGGTGCGGTAATCGGTGTGAACCAGAATCTGGTCTTCAACCCAGCCTACGTGCAACTACGGGAAGCCATCACCTCGGGCCGATTGGGGCGTCCGCGTTACATCAATTACGTGTACGAGGCTCCATTGCGCCAGCTCACGGGCAAGCAGTTCGGTCACTGGATGTTTCGCCAACCGCTGAACATCCTGTTGGAGCAGGCTGTGCATCCCATGTCGCAGATCGTGGATCTGGCCGGCAAGGTCAAAGAGCTGGTCACGCTGGCCGAAACGCCTGTAGAAATTTCCCCCGGAGTGGGGCTTCACAATGCATGTCAAGTGTCCATGCTGTGCGAGCGCATGCCTGCGAACCTGCGGTTCCACGTCGGCTCCAATTTCACGGTGTGTCGCATGACGGTGGTCTGCGATGACGGCGTGGCTGTTGCCGACATTTTCTCCAACCAGTTCCATACATTGGAACGCAGTGCCTACATGGAGCCTATCGATAACTGGCTCTCGGCACGTGCAACGGGCAAGCAGATCGCGTCACAGGGTTTCGCCGGACTGCGTGACTATGCGTTGGCCATGGTCAAGCTCAGGCCACGTAGCGATGCTTTCTATCTGGGTATGAAGGGCAGTCTGCAATCTTTCTATGCCGACTTGCAGGCACGTCAGCGACCCCGTATTGATTTGTCCTTTGGTGCCCATCTGGTCAATGTGTGCGAGCAGGTGGTTACCGCGTTCAAACCCTTGCCTCCTACAGCAGTCGACCATCCGTCTTCTGCCAAAGCGGCGCCACAGGGCAGCATCGTGGCCGTGCTGGGAGGCACTGGGTTCATCGGGGCGCACACGGTGGCAGCCTTGCTGCGCAAGGGATACCGCGTGCGTGCCATGGGGCGTGGCGCCGCAAACCTGCAGCCGGTGTTCTATGAACCGGGGGTGGAGATCGTCCGTGGCGATGTCAAACGCAAGGCAGATCTGGAGCGCGTGATGGCAGGTGCGGATTTTGTCGTCAATTTGGCCCATGGCGGAGGCGGAGCCAATTTCGAGGCAATTCGCGCGGCAATGGTGGATACGGCCGTGGCAGTTGCCGATGTTTGCCGCTCCAGCAACATCAAGCGGCTAGTGCACGTAGGCTCCATCTCAGGCCTATATCTGGGCGATGGTGGTGATGTCATCACCAGCGAAACCCCACCCGATCCGCGGCCCTATACCCGCAATGACTACTCCCATGCCAAGGCGTTGGCCGATGCCGAGATGCTCAAGGCGCACCGCCAGGGCCTGCCTGTGGTTCTGCTGCGCCCCGGGCTGGTGGTTGGCGCTGGCACCTCGCCTTTCCACGGCGGTCTGGGCTTCTTCAACAATGACCAGTATTGTGTGGGCTGGAATGATGGCGGCAATGCCTTGCCCTGGGTACTGGTCGAAGACTGTGCGGATGCAATAGTTTCCGCGCTGACCTCTCCCAGCGCGCCTGGCAAGGCCTACAACCTCGTGGGGGATGTGCGCCCCAGTGCGCGCCAATACCTGCAGGATCTGTCCAAGGTGCTGCAGCGTCCCCTGCATTTTGTGCCGTCCTCTCCCACTGGACTGTGGTTGACGGAAATGGGCAAGTGGGCGGTGAAGAAAGTCGCCGGTCAGAAGGTCAAGCGCCCGTACCGACGCGACATCCTGTCGCGCGGTCTCAAGGCAGGATTTGATTGCTCCGACGCCAAGCGCGATCTGGGGTGGACGCCAGCATCCGACCCGCATGTATTCCACCAGCGCGCGCTGGCCGTGCACGCAGAAAGTTGA
- a CDS encoding XrtA/PEP-CTERM system amidotransferase, which produces MCGIAGLFDTRGKQNFATELIARINNVQAHRGPDELGLHQEPGVAFGHRRLSVIDLATGQQPLFNEDQSVVILFNGEIYNYQELVPELKALGHVFHTRSDTEVIIHAWEAWGEACVQRLRGMFAFAIWDRNQQTLFMARDRLGVKPMHYALLDDGTFIFGSELKVITAHPGFNRAIDPLAVEEYFALGYVADPRCIYRGAHKLTPGHTLTLRHGQPVPPSKPYWDVHFSLDNAISSRDAQAELMQRLQESVRLRMIADVPLGAFLSGGVDSSAVVATMAGLTSTPIRTCAIGFDDPNFNESAFAQMVADRYHTDHRLEVVKSDDFDLIDTLAWHYDEPYADSSAIPTYRVCQMARKHVTVALSGDGGDESFGGYRRYRLHMAEEKARGMLPMGLRRPLFGVLGRLYPKADWAPRMFRAKTTFQALAMDAAEAYQHSMSVMRSDERAALYSDGFKAQLGGYGAVQIFREHAARSGTDDPLAMIQYLDYKTWLVGDINTKVDRAAMAHSLEVREPLMDHQLIEWLATLPNSHKIQGQEGKYLLKKAFESKLPHEVLYRPKMGFSVPLAKWLRGPLAQRTRDSVLGPRMLDSGYFNPATLKSMVTQHQSGQRDFSVPLWSLLMFDAFLRQAGDGRAPQ; this is translated from the coding sequence ATGTGTGGCATAGCCGGACTTTTTGACACCCGTGGCAAACAGAACTTTGCCACCGAGCTGATCGCTCGCATCAACAACGTCCAGGCCCATCGCGGGCCGGATGAGCTGGGCCTGCATCAGGAACCCGGCGTAGCGTTCGGCCACCGCCGCCTGTCGGTGATTGATCTGGCCACCGGTCAGCAGCCGCTGTTCAATGAAGACCAGTCCGTGGTCATTCTGTTCAACGGTGAGATCTACAACTACCAGGAACTGGTGCCCGAGCTCAAGGCGCTGGGCCATGTGTTCCATACCCGCAGTGATACGGAAGTCATCATCCACGCCTGGGAGGCCTGGGGTGAGGCCTGTGTGCAGCGCCTGCGCGGCATGTTTGCCTTCGCAATTTGGGACCGCAACCAGCAGACCCTGTTCATGGCACGCGACCGCCTGGGCGTCAAGCCCATGCACTACGCGCTGCTGGACGATGGCACCTTTATCTTCGGCTCCGAGCTCAAGGTCATTACCGCGCACCCCGGCTTCAACCGGGCCATAGACCCGCTGGCGGTGGAGGAGTACTTCGCCCTGGGCTATGTTGCGGACCCCCGCTGCATCTACCGCGGTGCGCACAAGCTCACGCCAGGGCATACGCTCACCTTGCGCCACGGGCAACCCGTGCCGCCGTCCAAGCCCTATTGGGATGTGCACTTCAGCCTGGACAACGCCATCAGCAGCCGTGACGCCCAAGCCGAGTTGATGCAACGGCTGCAGGAGTCCGTGCGGCTACGCATGATTGCCGACGTGCCCCTGGGCGCATTCTTGTCGGGCGGCGTGGACAGCAGTGCCGTGGTAGCCACCATGGCGGGACTTACCAGCACACCCATTCGCACCTGCGCCATCGGGTTTGATGACCCGAACTTCAACGAGTCGGCGTTTGCACAGATGGTGGCTGACCGCTACCACACCGACCACCGGCTGGAAGTGGTGAAGAGTGATGACTTCGATCTGATCGATACCCTGGCCTGGCATTACGACGAGCCGTATGCGGACAGCTCCGCCATACCAACCTACCGCGTATGCCAGATGGCCCGCAAGCACGTTACCGTGGCCCTGTCTGGCGATGGCGGGGACGAGAGCTTTGGCGGCTATCGCCGCTATCGGCTGCATATGGCCGAAGAGAAGGCGCGAGGCATGCTGCCCATGGGCTTGCGTCGGCCGCTGTTTGGTGTGCTGGGCCGGTTGTACCCCAAGGCCGACTGGGCACCGCGCATGTTCCGCGCCAAGACCACCTTTCAGGCACTGGCCATGGACGCCGCAGAGGCTTACCAGCACAGCATGTCGGTGATGCGCAGCGATGAACGCGCGGCGCTCTATTCCGACGGATTCAAGGCACAGCTGGGCGGCTACGGTGCGGTGCAGATCTTTCGCGAGCACGCAGCGCGCTCCGGCACCGACGATCCGCTGGCCATGATCCAGTACCTGGACTACAAGACCTGGCTGGTGGGGGACATCAACACCAAGGTAGACCGAGCTGCCATGGCGCACTCGCTGGAGGTGCGCGAACCACTCATGGACCACCAGCTCATCGAATGGCTGGCCACGCTGCCCAACAGCCACAAGATTCAGGGCCAGGAAGGCAAGTACCTGCTGAAGAAGGCCTTTGAGTCCAAGCTGCCCCACGAAGTGCTGTACCGGCCCAAGATGGGCTTCTCGGTGCCGTTGGCCAAGTGGCTGCGCGGCCCGCTGGCACAGCGCACGCGCGATTCCGTGCTGGGCCCGCGCATGCTCGACAGCGGCTACTTCAACCCGGCCACACTCAAGTCCATGGTGACGCAACACCAGAGCGGCCAGCGCGATTTCTCGGTGCCGCTGTGGTCGCTGCTGATGTTTGATGCCTTTCTGCGTCAGGCCGGCGACGGTCGGGCACCGCAGTAA
- the xrtA gene encoding exosortase A: protein MTKTLTSNSAVWRQALTAFVVVALAFVLLYLDTGASIVGIWSRSDTFAHGFLVLPIVLWLVWRRRHVLAGIAPVPSLWAGVLLALAGLAWLLGELAAVNALSQFAMVSMLVLLVPTLLGYGVAASIAFPLAFLFFGVPFGEFAMPQLMQWTADFTVLALRASGVPVYREGLQFIIPSGAWSVIEACSGIRYIIASLAVGTLFAYLNYQTLRRRVLFMVVSLLVPVLANWIRAYMIVMLGHLSGNKLATGVDHIIYGWVFFGVVIMLMFWIGARWSEPEPDLQPSAANPANAVSGSAPRPQRWVLASVIVLMVVALPPLGRWQIHRAVAGLPQPNLAAPAELSPGWTATPEPAPKWQPVFNNPSSQLTTSYGSGERAVKLYMAYYRNQNADRKMVSSDNVLVKSQVTDWAQVASGVRTLQLANGSLKVRTAELRGSPIPGVVGAERLTVWQYYWVNGTLTSSDMLAKIYTALYSLMGQGDDSAVVIVYAPKGESGQGELALEAFMQANASAIGTWLQSIRHSTYQ from the coding sequence ATGACCAAAACCTTGACCAGTAACTCAGCCGTGTGGAGACAGGCGCTGACGGCATTTGTCGTGGTGGCTCTCGCATTTGTTCTGCTGTATCTGGACACGGGTGCATCCATAGTCGGCATTTGGTCACGCTCAGACACCTTTGCGCACGGCTTCCTGGTGCTGCCCATCGTGTTGTGGCTGGTCTGGCGCAGGCGGCATGTGTTGGCGGGCATTGCACCCGTGCCCAGCCTGTGGGCGGGCGTGTTGCTGGCGTTGGCAGGGCTGGCATGGTTGCTGGGCGAGCTGGCTGCGGTCAATGCGCTGAGCCAGTTTGCCATGGTCTCCATGCTGGTGCTGCTGGTGCCCACGTTGCTGGGGTATGGTGTCGCCGCCTCTATTGCATTCCCCTTGGCATTCCTGTTTTTCGGCGTGCCCTTTGGTGAATTCGCCATGCCGCAGCTCATGCAGTGGACGGCGGATTTCACGGTGCTGGCCCTGCGCGCCAGTGGCGTGCCGGTATACCGCGAAGGATTGCAGTTCATCATCCCAAGCGGTGCCTGGTCGGTGATCGAAGCCTGCAGCGGCATTCGTTACATCATCGCATCGCTGGCCGTGGGCACCCTGTTTGCCTACCTCAATTACCAGACCTTGCGACGCCGGGTTCTGTTCATGGTGGTTTCATTGCTGGTGCCCGTACTGGCCAACTGGATTCGTGCCTACATGATCGTCATGCTGGGCCACCTGTCGGGCAACAAGCTGGCTACCGGTGTGGACCACATCATCTACGGGTGGGTGTTCTTCGGGGTGGTGATCATGCTGATGTTCTGGATCGGTGCACGCTGGTCCGAGCCGGAACCGGACTTGCAGCCCTCCGCAGCCAATCCAGCCAATGCGGTCAGCGGCAGCGCACCGCGCCCACAGCGCTGGGTGCTTGCCAGTGTGATTGTCTTGATGGTGGTGGCTCTGCCGCCTCTTGGCCGCTGGCAGATACACCGTGCTGTGGCCGGCCTGCCGCAACCCAATCTGGCGGCTCCTGCCGAGCTGTCACCCGGGTGGACCGCTACGCCTGAACCGGCCCCCAAGTGGCAGCCTGTTTTCAATAACCCGTCTTCGCAGCTGACCACCAGCTATGGCAGTGGCGAGCGTGCAGTGAAGTTGTACATGGCGTACTACCGCAACCAGAATGCGGATCGCAAGATGGTCAGCTCCGACAATGTGCTGGTCAAGAGCCAGGTCACCGATTGGGCTCAGGTGGCCAGCGGTGTTCGCACCCTGCAGCTTGCCAACGGTTCGCTCAAGGTCCGCACTGCGGAGCTGCGCGGCTCGCCCATACCTGGCGTCGTCGGCGCCGAACGACTCACGGTGTGGCAGTACTATTGGGTCAACGGCACGCTCACTTCCAGTGACATGCTGGCCAAGATATACACGGCGCTCTATAGCTTGATGGGTCAGGGTGATGACTCGGCGGTAGTGATCGTGTATGCCCCCAAAGGGGAATCCGGGCAGGGCGAACTTGCGCTGGAAGCATTCATGCAGGCCAACGCCTCGGCCATTGGCACCTGGCTGCAATCCATTCGGCACTCAACTTACCAGTAA
- a CDS encoding TIGR03087 family PEP-CTERM/XrtA system glycosyltransferase, with amino-acid sequence MGNLLYLAHRLPYPPNKGDKVRSYHLLKHLSASNQVYLGTFVDDPDDWQHVDTVRALCTQLHVAGLNPRWAKLRSLIGLLHHQALGLRYYRNAGLQVWVNQVLAENQIDAIVIFSSVMAQYIPVNSQKSVPMLVDFVDVDSAKWSQYAANHSWPLSWLYRREGERLLAFEREVAARARRSFLVTENEVALFQRLAPECAQKVDALCNGVDAEYFAPDPQRASPFAVGSTGDGAVSLVFTGAMDYWPNIDAVAWFVSDVLPQLLTRWPGLRFYIVGRNPPPTVQNLASPSVVVTGTVADVRPYLQHATLVVAPLRVARGIQNKILEAMAMARPVIASRECAGAVSAVEGKELLSAGTASEFVDQIQALLNAPERAVAVGHAGRECVVQHYSWTAHLGGIDRYLSSTPVS; translated from the coding sequence ATGGGCAACCTTCTGTATCTGGCGCACCGGTTGCCCTACCCCCCGAACAAAGGGGACAAGGTACGCTCCTACCACCTGCTCAAGCATCTGAGCGCCAGCAACCAGGTGTACCTGGGCACCTTTGTGGACGACCCGGATGACTGGCAGCATGTGGACACGGTGCGGGCACTGTGTACGCAACTGCATGTGGCTGGCTTGAATCCGCGCTGGGCCAAGCTGCGTAGCCTTATCGGCCTGTTGCATCACCAGGCGCTGGGCTTGCGCTATTACCGCAATGCCGGTTTGCAGGTGTGGGTGAATCAGGTGTTGGCCGAGAACCAGATCGACGCCATCGTCATCTTCTCGTCGGTGATGGCGCAATACATTCCAGTGAATTCACAGAAGTCGGTTCCCATGCTGGTGGACTTTGTAGATGTGGACTCTGCCAAGTGGAGCCAATACGCGGCCAACCACAGCTGGCCGCTATCCTGGCTGTATCGACGCGAAGGCGAGCGCCTGCTGGCGTTTGAGCGAGAGGTTGCCGCACGCGCACGCCGCAGCTTCCTGGTCACAGAAAACGAAGTGGCGCTCTTTCAACGGCTGGCGCCCGAGTGTGCCCAGAAGGTGGACGCACTCTGCAACGGAGTCGATGCCGAGTACTTTGCACCGGACCCGCAACGCGCCTCTCCCTTTGCCGTTGGCTCAACAGGTGACGGGGCAGTGTCGCTGGTGTTTACCGGTGCGATGGACTATTGGCCCAACATTGATGCGGTAGCCTGGTTTGTCAGCGATGTCTTGCCCCAGCTGTTGACGCGTTGGCCGGGGCTGCGCTTTTACATTGTCGGCCGCAATCCACCGCCCACCGTGCAGAACTTGGCGTCGCCTTCCGTCGTGGTCACCGGTACGGTGGCTGACGTGCGACCCTATCTGCAGCACGCTACCTTGGTGGTGGCGCCACTGCGTGTGGCGCGTGGTATTCAGAACAAGATTCTGGAGGCCATGGCCATGGCGCGACCGGTGATTGCATCGCGCGAGTGTGCGGGTGCGGTCTCGGCAGTCGAGGGCAAGGAACTCCTGTCTGCTGGCACCGCATCGGAATTTGTGGACCAGATCCAGGCGCTGCTGAATGCACCGGAACGCGCGGTCGCGGTGGGGCACGCCGGTCGCGAATGCGTGGTGCAGCATTACAGCTGGACTGCCCATCTGGGCGGCATTGACCGTTACCTTTCTTCCACGCCCGTATCCTGA
- a CDS encoding FemAB family XrtA/PEP-CTERM system-associated protein codes for MPTPTESASLTVKRLGADDSSNVARWEAFVMACPQATFFHRAGWQNIIAKVFRHDTYFLYAERNGAIEGVLPLGHVNSWLFGNSLTGLPFTVYGGVAASSEQAADALEQEAQRIAVQLGVDHLELRNVESRHPEWPTQDLYVTFRKEILPTEDENMLAIPRKQRAMVRKGIKNELVSHIDPTVDRFFKLFADNVHRHGTPAMPKKYFQALQKEFGADCEVLTVTTSDGKPLSSVLSFYFRDEVLPYYAGDDEAARDLAANDFKYWELMRRACARGLKVFDYGRSKQGTGPYAFKKNWGFEPKPLHYAFCLYKRDAIPQNNPNNAKYKLMISAWRRMPIAMANWLGPFIVRNLG; via the coding sequence ATGCCCACGCCCACTGAGTCCGCATCACTTACCGTCAAGCGCCTGGGTGCCGATGATTCCTCGAACGTTGCGCGTTGGGAAGCCTTCGTCATGGCCTGCCCGCAGGCCACGTTTTTTCATCGTGCCGGTTGGCAGAACATCATCGCCAAGGTATTCCGGCACGACACCTACTTCCTGTATGCCGAGCGCAACGGCGCCATAGAAGGCGTGCTGCCTCTGGGGCATGTGAACAGCTGGCTGTTTGGCAACTCCCTCACGGGTTTGCCGTTTACCGTGTATGGCGGTGTAGCCGCATCCTCGGAGCAGGCCGCGGATGCGCTGGAGCAGGAGGCGCAGCGCATTGCGGTGCAGTTGGGCGTGGACCATCTGGAGTTGCGCAACGTGGAGTCCCGTCACCCGGAGTGGCCCACACAGGACCTCTACGTCACCTTTCGCAAGGAAATATTGCCCACGGAAGACGAGAACATGCTCGCCATTCCCCGCAAGCAGCGCGCCATGGTGCGCAAGGGCATCAAGAATGAACTGGTGAGCCACATAGACCCGACTGTGGACCGCTTCTTCAAACTGTTTGCCGACAATGTGCATCGCCATGGCACGCCTGCCATGCCGAAGAAATATTTTCAAGCGCTGCAAAAGGAGTTTGGTGCGGACTGTGAGGTCCTCACGGTCACCACCAGCGACGGCAAACCCTTGAGCTCGGTACTCAGTTTTTACTTTCGCGACGAAGTACTCCCTTACTACGCGGGCGATGACGAGGCGGCCAGGGACCTGGCGGCCAACGACTTCAAATACTGGGAGCTCATGCGCCGCGCCTGCGCCAGAGGGCTCAAGGTGTTTGACTACGGACGCAGCAAGCAGGGCACCGGCCCTTATGCGTTCAAGAAGAACTGGGGCTTCGAGCCCAAGCCGCTGCACTATGCGTTCTGCCTGTACAAGCGCGACGCCATTCCACAGAACAACCCCAACAACGCCAAATACAAGCTGATGATCAGCGCCTGGCGGCGCATGCCCATCGCGATGGCCAACTGGCTGGGGCCGTTCATCGTCCGTAACCTGGGCTGA
- a CDS encoding XrtA system polysaccharide deacetylase: MITNALTIDVEDYFQVSAFAPHIDRATWDNCECRVERNVHRILALLEQHNTKATFFTLGWVAQRYPQLVRQIVEGGHELASHGYGHERASDLTQAAFLEDIRSAKAILEDISGSAVVGYRAPSFSIGKSNLWAFDCLAETGHRYSSSIYPIAHDHYGMPDSPRFVHEVRPGLIEVPITTLRAFGRNFPSSGGGYFRLLPYALTRWMLQRVNADDGQAGIFYFHPWEIDTQQPRIEGISAKTRFRHYVNIDRVEARLNQLLTDFRWGRMDHIFLDKPLPHAHAH; this comes from the coding sequence ATGATCACCAACGCGCTGACCATCGATGTGGAAGACTATTTCCAGGTCTCGGCGTTTGCGCCGCACATTGACCGGGCAACGTGGGACAACTGCGAATGTCGTGTGGAGCGCAATGTGCACCGCATTCTTGCGCTGCTGGAGCAGCACAACACCAAGGCGACCTTTTTTACACTGGGTTGGGTGGCGCAGCGCTACCCCCAACTGGTCCGGCAGATCGTGGAAGGTGGTCACGAACTGGCCAGCCATGGCTATGGCCACGAACGCGCCAGTGATCTGACGCAAGCTGCCTTTCTGGAAGATATACGCTCGGCCAAGGCGATTTTGGAAGACATATCCGGAAGCGCCGTCGTGGGCTACCGCGCGCCCAGCTTCTCCATTGGCAAGAGCAATCTGTGGGCCTTTGATTGCCTGGCAGAAACCGGTCATCGCTACAGCTCCAGCATCTACCCGATAGCGCATGACCATTACGGCATGCCCGACTCCCCCCGCTTTGTGCACGAAGTGCGCCCGGGTTTGATCGAGGTCCCCATCACTACCCTGCGCGCTTTCGGTCGCAACTTTCCTTCCAGCGGTGGCGGCTATTTCCGCTTGCTGCCCTATGCGCTGACGCGCTGGATGCTGCAACGCGTGAACGCCGACGACGGGCAGGCCGGCATCTTCTACTTCCACCCGTGGGAAATCGATACGCAGCAACCGCGCATTGAAGGCATCAGTGCCAAGACGCGCTTCCGGCACTACGTCAATATTGACCGGGTAGAGGCGCGGCTGAACCAGTTGCTGACCGACTTCCGCTGGGGCCGCATGGATCACATATTTCTGGATAAACCATTGCCGCATGCCCACGCCCACTGA